The sequence tctctagctctgactcactctctctctggctctggctctctctctctctctctggctctggctctctctctctggctctggctctctctctggctctggctctctctctctctctctggctctctctctctctctggctctctctctctctctggctctctctctctctctggctctctctctctggctctctctctctggctctggctctctctctctctctggctctctctctctctctggctctggctctctctctctggctctggctctctctctggctctggctctctctctctctctggctctctctctctctctggctctctctctctctggctctctctctctctctggctctctctctctggctctctctttctctctggctctctctttctctctggctctctctctctctctctggctctggccctctctctccccctctctttctctggctctctcgctctctctggctctcgctctctggctctctctctggctctctctctctctggctctctctctggctctctctctctctggctctctctggctctggctctctctctctggctctgactctctctctagctctgactcactctctctctggctctggctcacgctctctctctctggctctctctctggctctggctctctctctctctggctctggctctctctctctctctctctctggctctctctttctctctggctctctctttctctctggctctctctctctctctctggctctggctctctctctctctctggctctgactctctctctggctctggctcacgctctctctctggctctcgctctctctctctggctctcatatttcatttgatttaaaaatgtctgagatttttacttaatctaagttatattgcatggtgctaatatgaatattatacatgacttttttcttttctttctctctctctttctccctttctttctttctctttatttccttctctctctttttctttctctttctacatgaatattatacttgactgtttacattcacttgtagatttttatttttagttaattagtcctaaacttttgattaatagatttttattattagtcatagaaaaactatagtgttatatgtatactcggaaaattttacttgttttagttttaagtaacaataactgcttgtaacatcagactgatctcagcatgacatgaatcacaggctgcttgatcacaaaatctattgtgttcacatattgcatatatagatttttaaatttttacttttatattctgttatagatatagtctatatatttcgagctattacatatattttgttgtattactcattcttaattaaataaatataatattttaattctctttttgtaccctatttatttgtaatttgcacatacatatataggatgtccatttctttctcagatatgtcttctttctttctctccctttctatttcagatatgaattaaaaaattattaaaccctaatttaccctaaacgttttaatgtaggtaattaaaagattataaaaaagtttttagaaatgttaattatttacgttctaaggttgtatataaaagttctcaaaaaaccttttctaaacgtaattataaacgtgctgaaaacaatgaaatgtcgtttttaggatgttttaaaaacatgaaaatgtttgctgggaaggacgagaggactgtggaatggggaatagcaaagtgaattataattatatatattaattaattcttataaatttccagaagcctgtatcaacacccacactaatgcaactgaaagagatgttgagacaagtattgctgatatgttgaagaacgccccaaacaaactcggtggaaacagatacaaggtaaagtttgccaatttgctgtagtctaattcaatttctttttagtaatcttcgagaacatttatgctatgaataagataaaataatgtaactgattttgatttatttactatttattatttatttaccggtattagtataatagatctcgtaataattttgcaaaaataatggcatttactattttaaaaagctcgggtgcaggggggggggggttatgtaaaagcctggtttgtgcctcggagaggctatgggatccagtaagatcgtccttcctttcctccctagaatctggatgtagcaggtgctcaattgtcaaaagtgaaaaattggttttgtcttccgaatgcaccatttctgtaaatttgctaataatcttttaaaaatagtaaatgccattatttttgcaaaattattacgagatctattatactaataatggtttgataaaatacagtagactgcctactggttttacctgtagtaaggtttgatacagatgattatgattatggttttggcctccaccaccctctcacctaacttgttccaaccatgtctaccacggttttgtcttccgaatgcaccatttctgtaaatttgctaataatcttttaaaaatagtaaatgccattatttttgcaaaattattacgagatctattatactaataacggtttgataaaatacagtagactgcctactggttttacctgtaataaggtttgatacagatgattatgattatggttttggcctccaccaccctctcacctaacttgttccaaccatgtctaccacggttttgtcttccgaatgcaccatttctgtaaatttgctaataatcttttaaaaatagtaaatgccattatttttgcaaaattattacgagatctattatactaataacggtttgataaaatacagtagactgcctactggttttacctgtaataaggtttgatacacatgattatgattatggttttggcctccaccaccctctcacctaacttgttccaaccatgtctaccacggttttgtcttccgaatgcaccatttctgtaaatttgctaataatcttttaaaaatagtaaatgccattatttttgcaaaattcctgaatattgtcaaaatgacggaaacccatatgtcaaaaacacatggagatataccaatcctggaagacattcttccatccccacttgaaactgttgagcaggtggaaagtctgtcacatgagctaaaagttaacagtgaatataaaaagagtatggtaagtgttgcttaattcttttagcctgagtatggtaagtgttgctgaatttttttagccttgttcatatgtcttttgattagtttttttgcagatgaaggaaggtggggtggcacataattgattgttcagtgttatgtttaaggtacaaataaaacaaaagcaaaagttactcaaattcgttgatttttgtaatagttaagaaggaaaatattttaatgctatttatttaatacagttggaaattagaaaatctaatgttgagattgaaagatatatattattctctattaccttacagcttatgcattattttaacaggtccagacgctgtctcaaatgggcggtgcaagctgtggagacacagtgagacgaatgatgaggaggatagggacctatggggtctggtctcagtattcactcgttgggcgcaagaggaaacgtgtcttcaaaaccttggatatttgtaatgtaataataagtacgtaaatttgacatttttttggattatatatatgtctgcatgtattatgtattatacttgcatgcttgttaatgacttgtattctagtcttgtgggtatctcctttctcctacgggccaaatgctttgttcttacctagcattttgctttgtttgggtatgaatgtttgtgtaccttcattgtatattttgcaaaatttgccatatatctcattactcctctgcctagcaacaagtctgtctaattatactcaataactatttttcaaagttccccatagtgtcctttattgaaatagagttcatgaaccgtttcaatatccttattttcttctagattatatcttaaagtatatttaaatgttattgtgacattgcattgcaattgagctgcgttgttaaccattctgttcatttcatgagtatattttattttctattttttcatatcattttttttatctgtttttatttttcagtgatgggaatatcagatcatttgatgttcccatcagaaaattgggaaagtcagatcttttgatgttcccaattttcagatggaagcatcagaccatcatggaatgcatgggatgaggtagtttagaatggtggggaggacgacaggggggatggtggggaagacgagggaacagaggagagggtaatggtggggaggacgaggggacaggggaatggagaatgctggggaggacaaaggggacgaggggacggaggaagactggagaacaggggaacacctaaataaaagccaacaatgttattactctgtggcttcttgtctcctgacaaaaagaattataattatatatattaattaattcttataactttccagaagcctgtatcaacacccacactaatgcaactgaaagagatgttgagacaagtattgctgatatgttgaagaacgccccaaacaaacacggtggaaacagatacaaggtaaagtttgccaatttgctgtagtctaattcaatctctttttagtaatctttgtgaacatttatgctatgaataagataaaataatgtaattgattttgactaaatatgtagatatatttaattttctgagcactaataatgaaagaaaaccaaaataagaggtggctactatctctaataatgggctggaataatacaggatataataatatatatatatataaatatatatacatatatttatatatatatatatttatttatataaatatatatatgatatatatattctattctattagtctattctattctatagttttatatagattcttgttttagtttttttctataatatggaaagggtttttaattaataaattaaatattatataataaaataatgtattattgaaaacaattagtaacaaacaatatttcattacagggtggtgaagcaagaatacatgtgcatcacatagcagagtcggatatgacgaataatgaaaacagcggagagcctggtgcatggcataccgctgaatcttctctaatgtctatatagaagaatctttgtttctgtgtgtatatatgtatatatcattaataaaatatatatatatatatatatatatatatatatatataacctatatatatttatatatatatataacctatatatatttatatatatatatattatatatatatatatttatatatatatatatatttatatatatatatatatttatatatatatatatatttatatatatatatatttatatatatatatatattatatatatatatatatatatatttatatatatatatatatatttatatatatatatatattatatatatatatatatatatatattatatatatatatatatatttatatatatatatatatatatttatatatatatatatatatatatatatatatatatatatatatatatatatatttatatatatatatatatatatttatatatatatatatatatttatatatatatatatattatatatatatatatatatatttatatatatatatatatatatattatatatatatatatatatatatatatttatatatatatatatatatatttatatatatatatatatttatatatatatatatatatatttatatatatatatatatatatttatatatatatatatatatatttatatatatatatatatatatatttatatatatatatatatatatatatatatttatatatatatatatatatatatttatatatatatatatatatttatatatatatatatatatattatatatatatatatatatatatatatatatatatatatatatatttatatatatatatatatatatatttatatatatatatatatatatatatatttatatatatatatatatatatttatatatatatatatatatatttatatatatatatatatatttatatatatatatatatttatatatatatatatttatatatatatatattaggttaggtttggtagggttggttagttatcatatatctacgtataactagcttgttttacctttatatatataatatttatatatatatatatattatataaaaagtttgtgaggaagacctctggtgccaatgtggggacccatagcataggagaagaaaataaaaagtattcagaggagaccttgtggtcactcactaaacactaatattatcttctaccacccccattcttttgtatgtacacatatatttgctttatttgaactttgttacaaagagggagttacatataggttacaaagatggttatcatatatatatattatttatatatatatattatttatatatatatatattatttatatatatatattatttatatatatatatattatttatatataaatatattatttatatataaatatattatttatatataaatatattatttatatataaatatatatataatatatatactattacactacattcttatgtattacactaatatatatatatatatatatatatatatatatatatatatatatatatatatatatatatatattatataaattatttatatatatattatatatataattatataggtcatatgtttttgtatttttgctgatttgttagtaaataataaaagaaatataaattatttgatttttttacccttaaattggttttaatatttaaattgaaaacactaatataatataaaaaatttattatttaaaatatttaaaatatttaaatatatttaaaaataaatattttttattttcaagaaatttaactttaaacacaaagatgtgaaaagggttcagataaggctcaaacctttcacaagagattcatattggtgtatgaatggattatgaatgactcatgttaggagtgtaagttgccacaacatctcaaattagtgttagatacatatgtcttggttataagttttggaaacctatttaagtccacacacaatatcgtatctgatacgataaaacaaacgtttccaatactttcaaatactttccagatatgttgtggcaacctaaaattgtttgctgggtagaccctctaccgaccctgtgagcggcagtggacccactaccgaccctgtgggcagtagtggacccccctactgaccctgtgggcggcagtggaccccctaccgaccctgtgggcggtagtggacccactaccgacccagtgggcgaaagtggacccactaccgaccctgtgggcggcagtggaccccctaccgaccctgtgggcagtagtggacccccctaccgaccctgtgggcggtagtggaccccgtactgaccctgtgggcggtagtggaccccctaccgaccctgtgggtggtagtggaccccctaccgaccctgtgggcggtagtggaccccgtactgaccctgtgggttgtagtggaccccctgccaccctgtgggcggtagtggaccccgtactgaccctgtgggcggtagtggacctcttaccgaccctgtgggtggtagtggaccccctaccgaccctgtgggcggcagtggaccccctacctaccgtgtggg comes from Procambarus clarkii isolate CNS0578487 chromosome 55, FALCON_Pclarkii_2.0, whole genome shotgun sequence and encodes:
- the LOC138352919 gene encoding uncharacterized protein, whose amino-acid sequence is MLKNAPNKLGGNRYKVQTLSQMGGASCGDTVRRMMRRIGTYGVWSQYSLVGRKRKRVFKTLDICNVIIKACINTHTNATERDVETSIADMLKNAPNKHGGNRYKGGEARIHVHHIAESDMTNNENSGEPGAWHTAESSLMSI